DNA sequence from the Alkaliphilus metalliredigens QYMF genome:
GCTAGAACCTGCCGGTATATGGACCACATCACCTTTATTTGCGTGGATTTTATGTCCATCGATGGAAATAGAGACGGATCCTTCTGTAATATAATTCATCTCTTCCCATTCCACTTTTTTATAAAAACTCGTGTGATCAATGATAAAAAATCCTGAATTCATAGTTCCTTCATCTTTACCCACTAATTCTTGGGATTTTAACTGATGATTTTCCACTCCCATATACGAAGGTTTGAACTTCACTGACTGACCACGTACAACTTTAATACCATTAGAAGCCTTCTCATAAGAATAGGGCTGCTCACCTAAAACAGAGTTAATGATGTTTTCTAGCAAACCTTGGTTTTTCAATACTAATAAAGCTTTGTAAATCATTTCACTGTCTAACTCAGTATTTTCCTTGTTTGAAATCTTTGGATCTTCAAATTCATTTTGGAACATCAAATCACTGCAATTTTCTTCTTGATAAACAAACTGAACTTCCATAGCCTTAGCAACATCTTTTGCGGATGGAGTGATGATGGTGTTCTCATCAACAAGGATTGTTTTTACCCCTTTGTCATGGGTTACTTCCACATCCCTTGCACAGATTAAGCTCTTCATTTTTTCACATCCTCTCTTTATATTTTGTGCATTGATTAAGATCGATTAAAGAATCGATGTCAATAAAGATTTCGAAGGTGATGGAATCATTTCCACATTTACAATGGGTCCATGTTCTTTTGCTACCCCTAGACCTGCTTGAATTCCTGTCTCAACAGCTGCTACATCTCCTGTGAAAACAAAAAATGACTTTCCTCCTAGACCATTTCCCAGACGCAATTCTATAGGTTCTAACTCTGCTGCTTTTAATATCGCATCTGCGGAAATTATCATGGTTGCTAAATCAAAAGATTCAAGTATTCCCAAGGCTTGAATCGATTCTGGCATGGTTGCGCCAACAATCGCTGAAAAGATTTGAGAATCAATATTGGGTATGACAATAGAGTCAATTACGTGTTCTGCTCCCTCATGGATTCCAACTGCCACAGCGTCTTCTACTGATGCCACATCACCATGGACAATAGCAATGTATTTTCCTGGACAGGTAGATCCCGCTGTGATAATCTCCACTTCTGAAGTTTTTAACATCTGATCCGCTACATAAATGCCTCGAGAAATGCTTAGAAGCTCCATCATTCCAATGGCCTTAGACATAC
Encoded proteins:
- a CDS encoding cupin domain-containing protein — protein: MKSLICARDVEVTHDKGVKTILVDENTIITPSAKDVAKAMEVQFVYQEENCSDLMFQNEFEDPKISNKENTELDSEMIYKALLVLKNQGLLENIINSVLGEQPYSYEKASNGIKVVRGQSVKFKPSYMGVENHQLKSQELVGKDEGTMNSGFFIIDHTSFYKKVEWEEMNYITEGSVSISIDGHKIHANKGDVVHIPAGSSVTRASMDKAKVFYTICQNVKSKVMA
- a CDS encoding BMC domain-containing protein — encoded protein: MSKAIGMMELLSISRGIYVADQMLKTSEVEIITAGSTCPGKYIAIVHGDVASVEDAVAVGIHEGAEHVIDSIVIPNIDSQIFSAIVGATMPESIQALGILESFDLATMIISADAILKAAELEPIELRLGNGLGGKSFFVFTGDVAAVETGIQAGLGVAKEHGPIVNVEMIPSPSKSLLTSIL